One genomic segment of Scophthalmus maximus strain ysfricsl-2021 chromosome 3, ASM2237912v1, whole genome shotgun sequence includes these proteins:
- the slc6a17 gene encoding sodium-dependent neutral amino acid transporter SLC6A17 isoform X1, which translates to MPKNTKVTQREHSNEPVTESVADLLSLEHPMDYKSSQMSMGLSPGSTAPVKALLPSPDPDAEDGRPAWNNKLEYILAQVGFSVGLGNVWRFPYLCQKNGGGAYLVPYFILLLLIGIPLFFLELAVGQRIRRGSIGVWNYVYPQLGGIGVSSLMVCGFVGLYYNVIIGWSIFYFFQSFQYPLPWAECPVQINGTQAIVEPECEKSSATTYFWYRQTLNITSSIDDTGGLNWKMTLSLLVAWILVCLAVIKGIQSSGKVMYFSSLFPYVVLFCFLIRGLLLKGAVDGIAHMFTPKLEKMLEPQVWREAATQVFFALGLGFGGVIAFSSYNKRDNNCHFDAALVSIINFVTSILATLVVFAVLGFKANIMNEKCVVENAEKILGYLSTGVLSKELIPPHINYSHLSAQDYAEMYTVIKTVKEDTFDQLGLDACVLEDELNKAVQGTGLAFIAFTEAMTHFPASPCWSVMFFFMLINLGLGSMIGTMTGITTPILDAFKIRKEILCVACCVIAFLLGLLFVQRSGNYFVAMFDDYSAGLPLTVVVFLENISVAWIYGTKRFMQDLEDMLGFRPYSFYYYMWRYVSPAVLVLLIVATVIEMAISPAGYNAWVEAEGSEHFLSYPPWALAMAYALIVAAMLPLPLVFLARHFNLISDGSNKLSVSYRKGMIKDISNLEEQDEQRFILSKNPSEAPSPMPAHRAYLGPGGTQEMTNTNYGTSTKTGYQNITSPESEL; encoded by the exons ATGCCAAAGAACACCAAGGTGACCCAGCGGGAGCACAGCAATGAGCCCGTCACTGAGTCCGTGGCCGACCTGCTGTCCCTGGAGCACCCAATGGACTATAAGAGCAGTCAGATGAGCATGGGCCTGAGTCCTGGCTCGACCGCTCCAGTAAAGGCCCTGCTTCCCTCCCCTGACCCAGATGCTGAGGACGGCCGACCAGCGTGGAACAACAAGCTGGAGTACATCCTGGCCCAGGTGGGCTTCTCCGTGGGCCTGGGGAACGTCTGGAGGTTTCCCTACCTGTGCCAGAAGAACGGTGGAG gTGCATACCTGGTGCCCTACTTTATTCTCCTGCTGCTCATTGGCATCCCCTTGTTCTTCCTGGAGCTGGCAGTGGGTCAGAGGATCCGGCGTGGCAGCATCGGGGTGTGGAACTACGTCTACCCACAGCTGGGAGGCATTGGAGTTTCCAGCCTGATG GTTTGCGGTTTTGTGGGCCTTTACTATAACGTGATTATCGGCTGGAGCATCTTCTATTTCTTCCAGTCCTTCCAGTATCCACTGCCTTGGGCCGAATGCCCCGTCCAGATAAATGGAACCCAAGCCA ttgtggAGCCGGAGTGTGAGAAGAGCTCAGCCACCACTTACTTCTGGTACCGCCAGACTCTCAACATAACCAGCAGCATCGACGACACCGGCGGCCTGAACTGGAAGATGACCCTGTCCCTGCTGGTGGCATGGATCTTGGTCTGCCTGGCTGTCATCAAGGGCATCCAGTCCTCTGGGAAG gTGATGTACTTCAGCTCCCTCTTCCCGTATGTGGTGCTCTTTTGTTTCCTGATTCGAGGTCTGCTGCTGAAGGGAGCGGTGGACGGCATCGCTCACATGTTCACCCCCAAG CTGGAAAAGATGTTGGAGCCGCAGGTTTGGAGAGAGGCTGCCACACAGGTCTTCTTCGCCCTCGGCCTGGGCTTTGGAGGCGTCATCGCTTTCTCTAGCTACAACAAGCGAGACAACAACTGCCACTTCGATGCAGCGCTGGTGTCCATCATCAACTTTGTTACCTCCATCCTGGCCACTCTAGTGGTGTTTGCTGTGCTGGGCTTCAAGGCGAATATAATGAACGAGAAGTGTGTCGTCGA GAATGCAGAGAAGATCCTGGGCTATCTAAGCACTGGTGTGCTGAGCAAAGAGCTCATCCCTCCTCACATCAACTACTCCCATCTGTCTGCCCAGGACTACGCAGAGATGTACACCGTTATTAAGACGGTGAAGGAGGACACCTTCGACCAGCTCGGCCTGGACGCCTGTGTCCTGGAGGACGAACTCAACAAG GCTGTTCAGGGCACTGGTCTGGCATTCATTGCCTTCACAGAGGCCATGACACATTTCCCCGCTAGTCCCTGCTGGTCCgtcatgttcttcttcatgCTTATCAACTTGGGGTTAGGAAGCATGATCGGCACCATGACGGGCATCACCACACCCATACTGGACGCATTCAAGATCCGCAAGGAGATCCTGTGTG ttGCCTGCTGTGTCATAGCCTTCCTGTTAGGCCTGCTGTTTGTGCAGCGTTCAGGAAACTACTTTGTCGCCATGTTTGACGATTACTCAGCTGGTTTGCCTCTCACCGTGGTGGTGTTTCTGGAGAACATCTCTGTTGCCTGGATCTACGGCACGAAGAG GTTCATGCAGGACCTGGAAGACATGCTTGGTTTCAGGCCATACTCTTTCTATTACTACATGTGGAGGTACGTTTCTCCAGCTGTCTTGGTGTTGTTAATCGTCGCCACTGTCATCGAGATGGCCATCAGTCCTGCAGGATACAACGCCTGGGTGGAGGCCGAG GGCTCAGAGCATTTCCTGAGCTACCCTCCCTGGGCTTTAGCCATGGCCTACGCCCTCATAGTTGCGGCCATGCTGCCTTTAcccctcgtcttcctcgccCGCCACTTCAACCTGATCTCAGACGGCTCCAACAAGCTGTCTGTCTCCTACCGTAAAGGCATGATAAAGGACATCTCCAacctggaggagcaggacgaGCAGCGCTTCATCCTCAGCAAGAACCCCAGCGAGGCTCCCTCCCCAATGCCCGCCCACCGTGCTTACCTGGGCCCTGGTGGCACTCAGGAGATGACCAACACCAACTACGGCACCAGCACCAAGACAGGCTACCAGAACATCACCTCGCCCGAGTCTGAGCTATGA
- the slc6a17 gene encoding sodium-dependent neutral amino acid transporter SLC6A17 isoform X2, translating into MPKNTKVTQREHSNEPVTESVADLLSLEHPMDYKSSQMSMGLSPGSTAPVKALLPSPDPDAEDGRPAWNNKLEYILAQVGFSVGLGNVWRFPYLCQKNGGGAYLVPYFILLLLIGIPLFFLELAVGQRIRRGSIGVWNYVYPQLGGIGVSSLMVCGFVGLYYNVIIGWSIFYFFQSFQYPLPWAECPVQINGTQAIVEPECEKSSATTYFWYRQTLNITSSIDDTGGLNWKMTLSLLVAWILVCLAVIKGIQSSGKVMYFSSLFPYVVLFCFLIRGLLLKGAVDGIAHMFTPKVR; encoded by the exons ATGCCAAAGAACACCAAGGTGACCCAGCGGGAGCACAGCAATGAGCCCGTCACTGAGTCCGTGGCCGACCTGCTGTCCCTGGAGCACCCAATGGACTATAAGAGCAGTCAGATGAGCATGGGCCTGAGTCCTGGCTCGACCGCTCCAGTAAAGGCCCTGCTTCCCTCCCCTGACCCAGATGCTGAGGACGGCCGACCAGCGTGGAACAACAAGCTGGAGTACATCCTGGCCCAGGTGGGCTTCTCCGTGGGCCTGGGGAACGTCTGGAGGTTTCCCTACCTGTGCCAGAAGAACGGTGGAG gTGCATACCTGGTGCCCTACTTTATTCTCCTGCTGCTCATTGGCATCCCCTTGTTCTTCCTGGAGCTGGCAGTGGGTCAGAGGATCCGGCGTGGCAGCATCGGGGTGTGGAACTACGTCTACCCACAGCTGGGAGGCATTGGAGTTTCCAGCCTGATG GTTTGCGGTTTTGTGGGCCTTTACTATAACGTGATTATCGGCTGGAGCATCTTCTATTTCTTCCAGTCCTTCCAGTATCCACTGCCTTGGGCCGAATGCCCCGTCCAGATAAATGGAACCCAAGCCA ttgtggAGCCGGAGTGTGAGAAGAGCTCAGCCACCACTTACTTCTGGTACCGCCAGACTCTCAACATAACCAGCAGCATCGACGACACCGGCGGCCTGAACTGGAAGATGACCCTGTCCCTGCTGGTGGCATGGATCTTGGTCTGCCTGGCTGTCATCAAGGGCATCCAGTCCTCTGGGAAG gTGATGTACTTCAGCTCCCTCTTCCCGTATGTGGTGCTCTTTTGTTTCCTGATTCGAGGTCTGCTGCTGAAGGGAGCGGTGGACGGCATCGCTCACATGTTCACCCCCAAGGTCAGATGA